From one Lotus japonicus ecotype B-129 chromosome 3, LjGifu_v1.2 genomic stretch:
- the LOC130748685 gene encoding chromatin assembly factor 1 subunit FAS2-like isoform X1, whose product MDLEWSPDGAYLISGSVDNCCIIWDINKGTNLQTLESHAHYVQGVAWDPLGKYVISLSSDRTCRVYINKPHKSKGIEKADYVCQHLISKPLLKISKSTTQKLKGKEGKTLERKLRKIKC is encoded by the exons ATGGACCTCGAGTGGTCTCCGGATGGCGCATATCTCATATCTGGATCAGTTGATAATTGTTGCATTATATGGGATATAAACAAAG GAACTAACCTTCAGACACTAGAGTCCCATGCACACTATGTTCAGGGGGTTGCTTGGGACCCTCTAGGGAAGTATGTTATATCTCTTAGTTCTGACCGGACATGCCGAGTTTACATTAATAAGCCTCATAAATCAAAGGGCATTGAGAAGGCCGATTATGTTTGCCAGCATCTTATATCCAAACCATTATTGAAGATTTCTAAG TCAACAACTCAGAAGTTGAAAGGAAAGGAAGGAAAGACACTTGAAAGGAAGCTAAGGAAAATCAAATGTTGA
- the LOC130746191 gene encoding uncharacterized protein LOC130746191: MSTSSSFLTLSKFQFYPLHFPPPSSSSSSSSTRVMCCGGSNSQPAATDYKFVLHDALDSSGIDTTHAREARVEFCSQIQKFTGIEKQTSICINRSVDLGRTALYIAAEDDSLVSHSSVPLPVDAFIVRLDDLSMDYCPHYSPKNDSSPEKFLESIERFLYVHKGFKRTDANLLEPRSLYLHSVLTHRSGSAAMLSLIYSEILKMLRLWGLLYFDAEIFFPHDFLTLPKGYNKQKSKESDQAHIMTSGNLLVEILNNLKHAFWPFQHDYTKTLFLRAAHAADCVDRSAFVGESASQIASAKAAQHRLDRGVWTNACFGDMRRSLSACERLILLTNDANELRDYSILLYHCGLYEQSFQYLKKYRELKNSSTEVTSLNTLSSLEEDAVDKLMTRLSLILMEQGWSRPSYARNFLSNNSEPW; this comes from the exons ATGTCAACTTCATCATCTTTCCTCACACTCTCCAAATTCCAATTTTACCCTCTTCACttccctcctccttcttcttcttcttcttcttcttccacccgCGTGATGTGTTGTGGCGGTTCCAACTCGCAACCCGCTGCAACTGACTACAAGTTCGTCTTGCACGACGCTCTCGATTCTTCTGGAATCGACACCACCCATGCCAGA GAAGCTAGAGTGGAATTCTGCTCACAAATTCAGAAATTCACTGGTATTGAGAAACAAACCAGCATTTGCATTAACAGGTCTGTTGATTTGGGGAGAACTGCTCTTTATATAGCTGCAGAGGATGATTCCCTGGTGTCGCATTCTTCCGTTCCGCTTCCCGTCGACGCTTTCATTGTAAGATTAGATGATCTTTCCATGGACTACTGTCCTCATTACAGCCCCAAAAACGATTCGTCGCCCGAAAAGTTTTTAGAGAGCATAGAGAGATTTCTGTATGTTCACAAG GGTTTCAAGAGAACAGATGCAAATCTGTTGGAGCCACGGTCACTCTATCTTCATTCG GTTTTGACTCACCGCTCGGGATCAGCTGCAATGCTCTCTCTTATATACTCAGAAATTCTGAAAATGCTTCGATTGTGGGGCCTTTTGTATTTTGATGCTGAAATTTTCTTCCCTCACGATTTTCTTACCCTTCCCAAAGGCTATAACAAGCAGAAAAGCAAGGAGTCAGACCAAGCACACATAATGACATCAGGAAACCTATTAGTTGAG ATCTTAAATAATCTGAAGCATGCATTCTGGCCCTTTCAACATGATTATACCAAAACTTTATTCTTAAGGGCAGCACATGCTGCTGACTGTGTTGACAGATCTGCTTTTGTTGGTGAAAG TGCCTCTCAAATTGCCTCGGCTAAGGCTGCTCAACATAGATTGGACCGAGGTGTTTGGACCAACGCGTGCTTTGGGGATATGAGGCGATCATTGTCCG CATGTGAACGCCTTATCCTCCTGACAAATGATGCAAATGAGTTAAGAGATTACAGCATTCTTCTCTATCATTGTGGATTATATGAGCAGTCATTCCAATACCTGAAGAAGTACCGGGAACTGAAG AACTCATCTACAGAAGTGACATCTTTAAACACTTTAAGCAGTCTCGAAGAAGATGCCGTGGACAAACTGATGACGCGCTTGAGTCTCATTCTGATGGAGCAAGGGTGGAGCCGACCATCTTATGCCAGAAATTTTCTCAGTAATAACTCTGAACCATGGTAG
- the LOC130748685 gene encoding chromatin assembly factor 1 subunit FAS2-like isoform X2, which translates to MDLEWSPDGAYLISGSVDNCCIIWDINKGTNLQTLESHAHYVQGVAWDPLGKYVISLSSDRTCRVYINKPHKSKGIEKADYVCQHLISKPLLKISKVCTCAGV; encoded by the exons ATGGACCTCGAGTGGTCTCCGGATGGCGCATATCTCATATCTGGATCAGTTGATAATTGTTGCATTATATGGGATATAAACAAAG GAACTAACCTTCAGACACTAGAGTCCCATGCACACTATGTTCAGGGGGTTGCTTGGGACCCTCTAGGGAAGTATGTTATATCTCTTAGTTCTGACCGGACATGCCGAGTTTACATTAATAAGCCTCATAAATCAAAGGGCATTGAGAAGGCCGATTATGTTTGCCAGCATCTTATATCCAAACCATTATTGAAGATTTCTAAG GTATGTACTTGTGCAGGAGTTTGA